From a single Fulvivirga ulvae genomic region:
- a CDS encoding chemotaxis protein CheA — MDDNQKQFIEDMLDLLNQLDEGLMQLEANPHASAPLEQVFRVMHTVKGAANMFGFEHIGALAHHLETLFDHIREGHMQVSDDLISITLHAFDKVRDLLQKRSLDRIMDPRELQAHMDKVELFLKHNQVTDHNTDLVSVLSTQSAFTTYLIEISPDIEITSDGNHPILYIIKDIEALGTSKTAIQFREGKTINHWNLVLATVSSKEEIESYFLFVEQECKVVITLLAHGNLLEIPVSSATIEEFLDGKITKIQLNALCEGIRNEAEKPEIYENKDEPLHSRYQQAIIKVKKHKIDDLLNKISELAILKSQLLNVANQTHNTALHEVAERVETVVGQLLGVSLDISLIQIETLVTQFKRLVRDLSRSLGKKVNFISKGVDTEMDKDIIETMTQPLLHIIRNAVDHGIEYPEERKLKGKSEHGTIKLHAFRSSAFINLVISDDGKGIDKGKIINKAIEHNLVSPDAPLSEEEVLNLVFHPGLTTADMVSDISGRGVGMDVVKQKITELRGSIKVSSSEGSGTQFHIKLPLSRSIIDGLLVKVADTKYIIPIGVIERIDRIPFSLLSRKDRIQTDVMINEKPLSVLSLREQYHAAKDTPKTSDIISVNVNGQIKGVAVDIIEGMMQVILKPMGDMYNDQDFISGSAILGDGAVALVLDPERLFTRHMKQDSI; from the coding sequence ATGGACGATAATCAGAAGCAATTCATAGAAGACATGCTTGACCTTCTCAACCAACTTGATGAAGGCCTGATGCAATTGGAAGCTAACCCCCATGCCTCAGCACCACTGGAGCAGGTCTTCCGTGTTATGCATACCGTTAAAGGTGCCGCCAACATGTTTGGCTTTGAGCATATCGGAGCATTGGCACATCATCTCGAAACGCTCTTTGACCACATCAGGGAAGGACATATGCAAGTATCAGACGACCTGATCAGCATCACACTGCACGCTTTTGATAAGGTGCGGGATCTACTCCAAAAAAGGAGCCTGGATAGGATAATGGATCCTCGTGAGCTTCAGGCCCATATGGACAAGGTAGAACTTTTCCTGAAGCATAATCAGGTTACTGACCATAACACAGACCTGGTAAGTGTACTATCAACCCAAAGCGCCTTTACCACCTATCTCATAGAAATTTCTCCGGATATTGAGATTACCAGTGATGGAAACCACCCCATACTATACATTATCAAGGATATTGAAGCACTGGGTACATCTAAAACAGCCATTCAGTTCAGAGAAGGTAAAACCATAAATCACTGGAACCTTGTGCTCGCAACAGTTTCTTCGAAGGAGGAAATTGAAAGCTACTTCCTTTTTGTAGAGCAGGAATGTAAGGTGGTCATTACTCTTTTGGCACACGGTAATTTGCTGGAAATACCTGTTTCATCAGCCACGATAGAGGAGTTTCTGGATGGAAAGATTACAAAAATACAGTTGAATGCCTTATGTGAAGGGATAAGAAACGAGGCCGAGAAGCCTGAAATATATGAAAACAAAGATGAGCCCCTGCATTCCAGGTATCAGCAGGCCATTATTAAAGTAAAAAAACACAAGATAGATGATCTGCTCAATAAGATCAGTGAGCTGGCGATTTTAAAATCACAATTACTCAATGTTGCCAACCAGACTCACAACACAGCACTGCATGAAGTAGCCGAACGTGTTGAAACTGTAGTCGGTCAGTTATTAGGCGTTTCACTTGACATTAGCCTCATACAAATTGAAACGCTGGTTACCCAGTTCAAACGGCTGGTACGCGACCTTTCCAGGTCACTGGGCAAAAAGGTCAATTTTATTTCAAAGGGGGTGGATACCGAAATGGACAAGGATATTATCGAAACCATGACGCAACCACTTCTTCATATTATCCGCAACGCAGTAGACCATGGCATAGAGTATCCTGAAGAACGCAAATTGAAGGGTAAATCCGAACATGGCACTATAAAACTTCATGCCTTTCGGTCCAGCGCCTTTATCAACCTCGTTATTAGTGACGATGGCAAAGGGATTGATAAAGGCAAAATTATTAACAAAGCCATTGAACATAACTTAGTAAGTCCCGATGCACCATTAAGTGAGGAAGAAGTTTTGAACCTGGTTTTTCATCCGGGACTTACTACAGCTGACATGGTTTCGGATATTTCCGGAAGAGGTGTAGGCATGGATGTAGTGAAACAAAAGATAACCGAATTAAGAGGCAGCATTAAAGTATCCAGTTCGGAGGGTTCAGGCACACAGTTCCATATAAAATTACCACTTTCAAGATCAATCATTGACGGCCTCCTCGTAAAAGTCGCTGACACAAAGTATATCATACCTATCGGTGTCATTGAACGGATAGACCGTATTCCGTTCTCACTGCTAAGCCGGAAAGACCGCATACAAACGGACGTTATGATCAATGAAAAACCGTTGTCTGTACTCTCCTTGCGCGAGCAATATCATGCTGCAAAAGATACTCCTAAAACATCTGATATTATATCCGTCAATGTAAACGGCCAGATCAAAGGAGTGGCGGTCGATATAATTGAAGGAATGATGCAGGTGATCCTAAAACCGATGGGTGATATGTATAATGATCAGGATTTCATTTCGGGAAGCGCAATACTCGGCGACGGTGCAGTGGCGCTGGTTCTGGACCCCGAAAGACTTTTTACCAGACACATGAAACAAGACAGCATATGA
- a CDS encoding chemotaxis protein CheW, with protein sequence MNTEKRFEAYLTFLLGDEKFAIHVNHVHEIVEFDSYTKVPDAPDYMLGIFNLRGTILPLLDTRVKLGLPKKETNHKTRVLILNIQESDDSSTSIGAVVDVARDVVEIQEQSIQKPDDIEGFKNSTPVSGIVNNNGDITIIMDIHRVFSINELNQISETRH encoded by the coding sequence ATGAATACAGAAAAAAGATTTGAGGCATATCTCACATTTCTCCTTGGGGATGAAAAATTTGCCATACATGTAAATCATGTCCATGAAATTGTTGAGTTTGACAGCTATACCAAAGTACCTGACGCTCCCGACTATATGTTGGGGATTTTTAACCTGAGAGGCACCATTCTGCCATTGCTGGATACCAGGGTGAAACTTGGACTTCCTAAAAAAGAAACCAACCATAAAACCAGGGTACTCATCCTGAATATTCAGGAGTCTGATGACTCATCAACCTCCATTGGTGCCGTTGTGGACGTTGCCAGAGATGTAGTAGAAATTCAGGAACAAAGTATCCAAAAACCTGATGATATAGAGGGCTTCAAAAACTCAACCCCTGTCTCCGGAATCGTAAATAACAATGGCGACATAACCATAATCATGGATATCCACCGAGTATTCTCAATCAATGAGCTGAACCAGATCAGTGAGACCAGACACTAA
- a CDS encoding HAMP domain-containing methyl-accepting chemotaxis protein translates to MNKLTIRNKLILTLAILVLFVGLIFTISYTRISAINESFNEVLNGTVEQQRNIAQLRYEIIAMIRNQKKLAITTQDQEMNDLKRQIDNNALSIDERIEILISISSGELLNLAQEIDDKVDELIKINMDVVQLSMANSENVAQERLFNEGYNEYIKAQSTLNELEKYLLTNGTKEQLSTTANLNEQLYQLRDMEMELILYFSESARESVLKKAAEVEKNLEYYLTQLSSELSGQGKTLLEKFERQYGPFYEIHKDIMNLAFRATNEKALKISNGQADLIADEINNIIKQYYDQVKLLLENDRVANNDMYNSTIRSMVGIIAITIILSILMSMWLLRGITSSLSVATDAVKKIAAGNFSTDVKIVSEDEIGSMLKELQLMIIKLRASVNLAKQVALGDLIINFNTMENHGGELDEALEQMVNNLRNIVLTITNGADNVLAASQQVASVSQQLSQGSQEQASSAEEVSSSMEQMSANIQQNTESSRETEKIANKASQDIEATSLSVSETAKAINNIAEKIVIIEEIASKTDLLALNAAVEAARAGEHGKGFAVVAAEVRKLAERSQQAAAEINEISSRTVKLAEDSKEMLIKTLPDINRTAELVQEVAAASVEQNSGANQVNRAIQQLSQITQNNASSSEEMSSNAEELSTQAEELKIAISYFKVANSQSGVTTSNKKGNTLVKDNKKHGLKQESKAKENGAEIKLEEGPADDDFTEF, encoded by the coding sequence ATGAACAAACTTACTATCCGCAACAAACTGATTCTAACATTAGCCATACTCGTTTTATTCGTAGGCTTGATTTTTACCATCTCCTATACCAGGATAAGTGCCATAAATGAGAGCTTCAATGAGGTTTTGAATGGTACGGTAGAGCAGCAAAGAAATATTGCACAATTACGATATGAAATTATAGCTATGATCAGGAATCAAAAAAAACTGGCTATAACTACCCAGGATCAGGAAATGAACGACCTGAAACGACAAATTGACAACAATGCCCTGTCAATAGACGAACGTATTGAAATATTGATATCCATAAGTTCAGGTGAACTGTTAAACCTGGCACAGGAGATTGATGACAAGGTTGATGAGCTTATCAAAATCAATATGGACGTGGTACAACTATCCATGGCCAATAGTGAGAATGTAGCCCAGGAGCGGTTATTTAATGAAGGCTATAACGAATACATAAAAGCCCAATCCACACTAAATGAGCTTGAAAAGTACTTACTTACTAATGGTACCAAAGAGCAACTTAGTACCACTGCCAACCTAAATGAGCAACTTTATCAGCTTCGTGATATGGAAATGGAGCTAATCCTCTATTTCTCTGAAAGCGCTCGCGAATCAGTATTAAAAAAGGCAGCCGAAGTGGAGAAGAACCTTGAGTACTACCTGACTCAACTTAGCAGTGAACTATCTGGTCAGGGAAAAACATTGCTTGAAAAATTTGAAAGACAATATGGCCCTTTCTATGAAATACATAAAGATATAATGAACCTGGCTTTCCGGGCTACCAATGAAAAAGCTCTGAAAATATCTAACGGGCAGGCCGATTTAATTGCTGATGAAATTAACAATATTATCAAGCAGTATTATGATCAGGTAAAACTTCTGCTGGAAAATGACCGTGTTGCCAACAATGACATGTACAATAGCACCATAAGAAGCATGGTTGGTATAATTGCGATAACTATTATCCTAAGTATACTCATGTCTATGTGGTTACTTCGGGGCATCACCAGCTCTCTAAGCGTTGCTACTGATGCAGTAAAGAAAATTGCCGCCGGAAATTTCTCAACAGATGTAAAGATTGTTTCTGAAGACGAGATAGGCAGCATGCTTAAAGAACTCCAGTTAATGATTATCAAACTGAGAGCTTCGGTAAATCTTGCCAAGCAAGTTGCTCTCGGTGACCTGATTATTAATTTTAATACTATGGAAAATCATGGGGGCGAGCTCGACGAAGCTTTAGAGCAGATGGTTAACAATCTTCGCAACATTGTACTCACCATCACCAATGGTGCAGATAATGTACTGGCTGCCAGCCAGCAGGTAGCCTCTGTTTCGCAGCAGCTATCCCAGGGATCTCAGGAGCAGGCAAGCTCAGCGGAAGAAGTGTCATCATCCATGGAGCAAATGTCAGCTAACATACAGCAAAATACTGAAAGCTCCCGAGAGACAGAAAAGATTGCCAATAAGGCTTCACAGGATATTGAAGCCACTAGTTTGTCGGTATCCGAAACGGCTAAGGCAATAAACAACATAGCAGAAAAGATCGTAATTATTGAAGAAATTGCTTCAAAAACTGATCTATTGGCCCTGAATGCTGCAGTAGAAGCCGCCCGGGCCGGTGAGCATGGAAAAGGGTTTGCTGTAGTAGCTGCAGAGGTTCGTAAACTGGCAGAAAGAAGCCAGCAGGCTGCGGCTGAGATCAATGAAATATCATCTCGTACGGTAAAACTGGCGGAAGATTCAAAAGAAATGTTGATTAAAACCCTGCCTGACATCAACAGAACAGCAGAACTGGTGCAGGAGGTAGCTGCAGCGAGCGTTGAGCAAAACTCAGGAGCGAATCAGGTTAATCGAGCTATTCAGCAGCTTTCCCAGATTACGCAGAACAATGCCTCCTCTTCGGAAGAAATGTCATCTAACGCCGAAGAGCTTAGCACACAGGCCGAAGAGCTTAAAATTGCCATCAGTTATTTTAAAGTGGCTAACAGCCAGTCAGGTGTTACTACATCAAACAAAAAAGGAAATACACTTGTAAAGGACAATAAAAAGCATGGTTTAAAACAAGAATCAAAAGCTAAAGAAAATGGAGCTGAAATCAAACTTGAGGAAGGACCTGCAGATGATGACTTTACGGAATTTTAA
- a CDS encoding response regulator, with amino-acid sequence MKTILVVDDFSSIQKFLCETLEKKGYKTLGASDGIEAYKLLSENKVVDLVLSDYNMPNCTGMELLNKIKANEKLAHIPVIFLTTETKVEKMQAAKEAGLFAWIRKPYNADAFFAQIDNALAQKQLI; translated from the coding sequence ATGAAGACCATACTTGTAGTAGATGATTTTAGCAGCATTCAAAAGTTTCTATGTGAGACGCTTGAAAAAAAAGGGTATAAGACGCTGGGTGCGTCTGATGGAATTGAGGCGTATAAGCTACTCTCTGAAAACAAGGTTGTTGATCTGGTACTTTCAGATTACAATATGCCAAACTGTACAGGGATGGAATTACTTAACAAAATAAAAGCCAATGAGAAACTGGCACATATACCAGTAATATTTCTCACTACTGAAACTAAAGTGGAAAAAATGCAGGCTGCAAAGGAGGCTGGATTATTTGCATGGATACGGAAGCCTTATAATGCAGATGCCTTTTTTGCCCAAATTGATAATGCACTGGCACAGAAGCAATTGATATAA
- a CDS encoding CheR family methyltransferase — MYSSGFIKMDDLSFEKLSTFITRQYGIKLPPVKKSMLESRLNKKVKSLGYDSYEPFLTYLFGKEGKVRELPHIVDLITTNKTDFFRESVHFDHLTKKFLPDYMCSSKHKPLKVWSAACSSGEEPYTILITLEEFRKTNGPFAYSILASDISTRTLQAAYEGIYSSDRISMLPDHVKRSYFLKSRDPENPLVRIKPEYRKKITYKRINLIHDFGIPDPINFDVIFCRNVLIYFDKVTQEKVINQLAKHLRPGGLLFLGHSESTMGMKVPFKQVNPTIYRYLHE, encoded by the coding sequence ATGTATTCATCTGGTTTTATTAAAATGGATGATCTGAGCTTTGAAAAGCTTAGTACCTTCATTACGAGGCAATATGGCATTAAACTGCCTCCGGTAAAAAAAAGTATGCTGGAAAGCAGGCTTAACAAAAAAGTAAAAAGCCTGGGATATGACAGTTACGAACCATTCCTGACCTATCTTTTTGGCAAAGAAGGTAAGGTGAGGGAACTACCTCACATTGTAGACCTGATAACCACCAATAAAACTGATTTTTTCAGGGAAAGTGTCCATTTTGACCACTTAACCAAAAAGTTTCTTCCTGACTATATGTGTAGTAGTAAACACAAACCTTTGAAGGTGTGGTCTGCAGCCTGCTCTTCAGGAGAAGAACCTTATACTATACTTATAACTCTGGAGGAATTCCGAAAGACTAACGGTCCGTTTGCTTATTCTATACTGGCAAGTGATATCAGTACAAGGACTTTGCAGGCGGCGTATGAGGGCATTTATAGTTCTGATCGTATCAGTATGCTACCTGATCACGTTAAACGCTCATATTTTCTCAAGAGCCGGGACCCGGAAAATCCACTTGTACGCATCAAACCCGAATACCGAAAAAAGATTACTTATAAAAGGATTAACCTTATTCATGATTTCGGCATACCTGATCCGATAAATTTTGATGTTATATTTTGTAGAAATGTACTGATCTACTTTGACAAGGTAACTCAGGAAAAGGTGATCAACCAACTAGCAAAGCATTTGAGACCAGGCGGGCTGTTATTCCTTGGACACAGCGAATCCACTATGGGTATGAAAGTGCCTTTCAAACAAGTGAATCCGACTATTTACAGGTATTTACATGAGTAA
- a CDS encoding chemotaxis protein CheD: MSNTKIYYLSNGEFIVTSVAAEIHTILGSCVSVCLRDKITSIAGINHFMVPGAPDIKTGNPNQGYFSTAILVRSMLKRGCLIKNMEAKVFGGANTMVPNDQYAMGTRNIEVANALLLQFGIKILARHTGGRFGRKIIFNTTTGKVKMRLLNKV; encoded by the coding sequence ATGAGTAACACTAAAATTTATTACCTGTCAAATGGTGAATTTATCGTTACATCGGTCGCTGCTGAAATACATACTATTCTTGGCTCTTGCGTTTCAGTCTGCCTTCGCGATAAAATAACCTCGATAGCCGGAATAAATCACTTTATGGTTCCCGGGGCTCCTGATATAAAAACTGGAAACCCTAATCAAGGCTATTTTTCCACAGCTATTCTTGTTAGGTCTATGCTAAAAAGAGGATGCTTAATAAAAAATATGGAGGCTAAAGTATTTGGAGGTGCCAATACTATGGTTCCAAATGACCAGTATGCTATGGGAACACGAAATATAGAGGTAGCCAATGCCCTCCTGCTTCAATTCGGAATAAAAATACTCGCCAGGCACACCGGTGGGCGCTTTGGCAGGAAGATAATATTCAACACAACAACAGGAAAAGTTAAAATGAGGTTACTCAATAAAGTATGA
- a CDS encoding protein-glutamate methylesterase/protein-glutamine glutaminase — MRHIKVLVIDDSALVRQTLTNIINSDPQLVVSGSAADPYFAAKKIRNEVPDVITLDLEMPRMNGLTFLKTLMAQYPIPVVIISSFTQKGSGQALRALELGAVEILAKSEIRNIKDHLEESKILITDAIKAANMAPVRKGLFARTERVQETGPRQLIADIAPEINTSPEPIRKIIAVGASTGGTEAIRQLLQHQPATCPPFLIVQHMPAGFTQSFAKNLDSRCTIVVKEAADGEVIQNGHAYICPGGFHMTLEYSLAKYRIRIRNGDLVNRHRPSVDVLFESVAKSAGKLAIGIIMTGMGNDGALGLLQMRNNGATTIAQDESTCVVYGMPREAVKLGAAQYILPLEGIPGKLKSLR; from the coding sequence ATGAGACATATCAAAGTTTTAGTTATTGATGATTCGGCTCTGGTAAGGCAGACGCTGACCAATATTATAAACTCAGATCCGCAACTTGTAGTGAGCGGCTCTGCTGCCGACCCTTATTTTGCAGCGAAGAAAATCCGCAACGAGGTACCTGATGTGATTACACTTGACCTGGAAATGCCGCGAATGAATGGGCTTACCTTTCTCAAAACCCTGATGGCACAGTACCCCATTCCCGTGGTAATTATATCAAGCTTCACCCAAAAGGGCAGCGGACAGGCTTTAAGAGCGCTGGAACTAGGTGCTGTAGAAATTTTAGCAAAGTCAGAAATAAGAAATATCAAAGATCATCTTGAAGAATCAAAAATACTGATAACTGATGCCATAAAAGCTGCAAACATGGCTCCTGTAAGAAAAGGGCTTTTTGCAAGGACTGAACGGGTACAGGAAACCGGCCCCCGCCAACTTATAGCTGACATTGCCCCAGAAATAAACACATCTCCGGAACCCATACGTAAAATTATAGCTGTTGGAGCTTCGACAGGCGGTACAGAGGCTATCAGGCAACTTTTGCAACATCAGCCGGCCACTTGTCCTCCTTTTCTTATCGTTCAGCATATGCCCGCTGGCTTCACCCAGTCCTTTGCCAAAAATCTGGACTCACGCTGCACCATTGTAGTCAAAGAAGCCGCAGACGGCGAGGTAATACAAAACGGACATGCTTACATTTGCCCGGGAGGATTCCATATGACCCTGGAATACAGCCTGGCCAAATACAGGATAAGGATCAGAAATGGTGACCTTGTAAACCGGCACAGACCCTCAGTAGACGTGCTATTCGAATCCGTCGCCAAAAGTGCAGGGAAACTGGCGATAGGTATTATTATGACCGGCATGGGGAATGACGGGGCATTGGGCCTTCTGCAAATGCGCAACAACGGAGCGACAACCATTGCACAGGATGAATCTACCTGTGTGGTATATGGTATGCCCAGGGAAGCCGTGAAGCTGGGAGCGGCACAATACATTTTACCTTTGGAGGGTATCCCGGGCAAATTGAAATCGCTCCGTTAA
- a CDS encoding helix-turn-helix domain-containing protein has translation MQVLSIKGFYRDLLPDVDLDQYFGDNNTSDIGHFNVFDIAEMWRNSPSKPKMPYNRRTYYKISLVNGRNKVEYADKVIDVEDYALIFATPKVPYRYYPVNSDQKGYFCVFTGEFLSKSKTGTLIDELPIFNPASDFVYHLDRELYDRVDDIFKKMQQELLSDYIYKYDLLRTYLLELVHFGQKLQPVGPSILPHNASSRISSLFIELLERQFPIESTSQRVRIRSANEFAASLNIHVNHLNKVLKEVTGKTTSDIIKSRLAQEAKILLRQTQWNISEIAFSLGFEEIAHFSNFFKTLTSYSPSAFRNGIKS, from the coding sequence ATGCAAGTACTTTCCATAAAAGGGTTTTATCGCGATCTGTTGCCGGACGTTGATCTGGATCAGTACTTTGGTGATAATAACACCAGCGATATAGGACATTTCAATGTGTTCGATATTGCAGAAATGTGGAGAAACAGCCCCTCAAAACCTAAAATGCCTTATAACAGGAGGACTTATTATAAGATCAGCCTTGTCAATGGCCGGAATAAAGTTGAGTATGCGGATAAGGTGATCGATGTTGAGGATTATGCCTTGATCTTTGCTACTCCTAAAGTGCCATACAGATATTATCCGGTAAATTCTGATCAGAAAGGATATTTCTGTGTATTCACCGGTGAATTTTTGTCTAAGTCAAAAACAGGCACGCTTATAGACGAACTGCCGATCTTTAACCCTGCTTCCGACTTTGTTTATCACCTCGACCGGGAATTGTACGACCGTGTAGATGACATTTTTAAAAAAATGCAGCAGGAATTATTGTCTGACTATATCTATAAATATGACTTGCTTCGTACTTATCTTTTGGAGCTTGTTCATTTTGGACAAAAACTTCAGCCGGTTGGCCCATCAATCCTGCCGCATAATGCCTCAAGTAGAATTTCCTCTTTATTTATAGAGCTACTGGAACGGCAGTTTCCCATAGAATCCACCTCTCAAAGGGTCAGGATAAGGTCTGCCAATGAATTTGCAGCATCACTTAATATACATGTTAACCACTTAAATAAAGTACTTAAAGAGGTGACCGGAAAGACAACCTCAGACATTATCAAAAGCAGGTTGGCCCAGGAAGCTAAAATTCTTCTCCGTCAAACGCAATGGAACATTTCAGAAATAGCTTTCAGTTTAGGCTTTGAGGAGATAGCCCATTTTTCCAATTTTTTCAAGACACTGACCTCTTACTCTCCTTCAGCGTTCAGGAATGGAATAAAAAGCTAA
- a CDS encoding SDR family oxidoreductase, with product MNLSNNKILITGGGSGIGLGLTERFISENNTVIICGRREEALKEAADRFDNVITYTCDLSTESGREALYNWVASEHPDLNVLVNNAGIQNWMHIEDDGFYEKGKLEIETNVLAPLHLTSMFIKLKKLDTVINVSSGLAFVQIAKVPVYCATKAFFHSFTRSLRHMLKERNIEAIEVIPPALNTDLGGEGIHDQYPPVSEFVKAVFQQLREGKQEVTWGFSEAMHKASPAEIAETFEKMNA from the coding sequence ATGAATTTATCCAACAACAAAATTCTTATTACCGGCGGAGGTTCAGGTATTGGTCTGGGGCTCACAGAAAGGTTTATTAGTGAAAACAATACTGTTATTATTTGTGGCAGAAGAGAGGAAGCATTGAAAGAGGCAGCGGATCGCTTTGATAATGTCATAACCTACACCTGTGACCTGTCAACTGAATCAGGTAGGGAAGCCCTGTATAACTGGGTGGCCTCGGAGCACCCGGATTTGAATGTACTCGTCAATAATGCCGGTATTCAAAACTGGATGCATATTGAGGATGATGGGTTTTATGAAAAAGGCAAGCTCGAAATTGAGACAAACGTATTAGCCCCTTTACATCTGACAAGTATGTTTATCAAACTTAAAAAGCTGGATACAGTTATTAATGTTTCCTCAGGGTTGGCCTTTGTGCAAATAGCCAAAGTGCCGGTTTATTGTGCCACCAAGGCGTTTTTTCACTCATTTACACGTTCACTCAGGCATATGCTTAAAGAGCGTAACATAGAAGCTATTGAGGTCATTCCTCCCGCATTGAATACTGACCTGGGAGGTGAAGGCATACACGATCAGTATCCACCTGTGAGTGAGTTCGTAAAGGCAGTTTTCCAACAACTTCGAGAGGGCAAACAGGAAGTTACGTGGGGCTTTAGCGAAGCCATGCATAAAGCATCTCCTGCAGAAATAGCAGAGACGTTTGAAAAAATGAATGCCTGA
- a CDS encoding amidohydrolase family protein — MLFTVISCKKEPQSTSLIASKENRGSVQQHGLSKNVQQYIAHSERIIAFKNAGIYDGMHDKLNINQTLVIADGYIQAVGPAAEVEVPSGATVLDMKGNTIIPGIVGVHNHLHMPDHPFIGEFGAMLYLASGVTTIQTCGAASPFKELELAEKIKQGEIAGPDVVTSAPYITGPGGSSSMIIPRNDQEIKDTIKYWADRGVRWFKVYRHITPHDLEVVINEAHRHNAKVTGHLCSVTFAQASEMGVDGIEHGLNSASDFRKNKTYGKCSGSREYLDNLDISSENVIRLQQLMIEKGVFLTSTLAIYEASIPQRAFSDERSLEIMSPYMQSEYYERRKQYDKSDPGDSIRLQRLKRIMQFEYQFFKMGGTLTAGVDAGRHILPGYGDQRNFELLIEAGFTSGQAIQIMTSNGAKVLSNQQVGSIEKGKRADLVIVDGDLSKNPENIKKVVLVFKNGYGYDPKLMLDKIKSKFGL, encoded by the coding sequence ATGCTGTTCACTGTTATTAGTTGTAAAAAAGAGCCGCAATCAACCTCGCTGATAGCCAGTAAAGAAAATCGAGGTAGTGTTCAACAGCACGGATTGTCAAAAAATGTTCAACAATACATAGCTCATAGCGAGCGTATAATAGCATTTAAGAATGCAGGTATTTACGATGGAATGCACGACAAGCTCAACATTAACCAGACACTGGTTATTGCCGACGGGTATATTCAGGCCGTAGGCCCGGCTGCTGAAGTAGAAGTTCCTTCAGGAGCTACTGTACTGGATATGAAGGGCAATACCATTATTCCTGGAATTGTAGGAGTTCATAATCACTTACATATGCCAGATCATCCATTTATAGGAGAGTTTGGAGCTATGTTATATTTGGCTTCAGGAGTAACTACCATTCAGACCTGTGGAGCTGCCTCTCCGTTTAAAGAGTTGGAGTTAGCAGAAAAAATAAAACAAGGAGAAATTGCAGGGCCAGATGTTGTAACCAGCGCCCCTTATATTACCGGCCCGGGAGGAAGCAGTAGTATGATTATTCCTCGCAACGATCAGGAAATTAAAGACACCATAAAGTATTGGGCCGACCGGGGGGTCAGATGGTTTAAAGTGTACAGGCATATTACGCCCCATGACCTTGAGGTAGTAATTAACGAAGCACACCGACATAATGCAAAAGTGACTGGTCATTTGTGCTCGGTAACCTTTGCACAGGCATCAGAGATGGGCGTAGATGGTATAGAACACGGGTTGAATAGTGCCAGTGATTTTAGAAAAAATAAGACTTATGGTAAATGTAGTGGATCCAGGGAGTATTTGGATAACCTTGATATCTCCAGTGAAAACGTTATTAGACTACAACAACTCATGATTGAAAAAGGTGTGTTTCTAACTTCAACCTTGGCCATTTATGAAGCCAGTATACCTCAACGCGCTTTTTCAGATGAAAGATCTTTAGAAATAATGTCTCCATATATGCAATCGGAGTATTATGAAAGAAGAAAACAGTATGATAAGTCTGACCCAGGTGATAGTATTAGGCTACAAAGGTTAAAAAGAATTATGCAGTTTGAGTACCAGTTTTTTAAAATGGGAGGAACACTCACTGCTGGTGTCGATGCAGGAAGACATATACTGCCAGGCTATGGGGATCAGCGCAACTTTGAGTTGCTCATTGAAGCAGGATTCACTTCAGGACAGGCCATTCAAATAATGACAAGTAACGGAGCCAAAGTCCTTTCAAATCAACAGGTAGGATCAATAGAAAAGGGAAAACGTGCTGATCTTGTTATTGTTGATGGAGATCTAAGCAAGAATCCGGAAAATATTAAGAAAGTAGTACTAGTGTTTAAAAATGGGTATGGCTATGACCCTAAACTCATGCTAGACAAAATAAAAAGTAAATTCGGTCTCTGA